The segment CGCTCGAAAGCCTGGGCCAAGCGGTAGAGCGGCGTGCCGTCGACATATTTGTGGACGAGCGCGAAGGCCAGCGTCGAAGCCGTGGCGATGCTGCCCGGCAGGGGCTGCGCGGGCATTGGCGCGAGGACAACAGGCGTGTTGATACCGGTCCGGTCGCAATGACGGCATGCATATTTGAACCGAACATTCTGCAGGACCTTGGCCTTCACCTCGATGTGAAGCTGCTCGGTGACGGCCTCGCCCATGCGATGCATCTGGTGGCGGCAACAAGGGCAGGCCTTCTGGTCGTCGGCAAGATCATACTCGACGCGCTCGCGCGGCAGGTGTTCCGGCAGGGCCTTGCGGCCGCGCTTCTTGCCCTGCGGTTTCTCGGTCGACGGAAAGCCGGTGTCCGGCAGGTCGATCACCTCGCCGTCTTCGTCGTCGTCATCGGCAACCTGCTCGGCTTCATCGAAGAGCCGATCGAAGTGCTTTTCGCTTTTCGGCGCAAAACGATGAAGCCGCGCCAGCACCAGTTCTTCCTCGAGCTTGACCACGCGGTCTGCGAGCTGACGGTTTTCCGCCTGCAGCGCCGCAATGCGCGCCATCAACTCCTCAACACTGGGTTCGCCGGGTCGGATCATCAGATTCTTGAATCTGAGCCGCACCGACACGTCAACTGAAGACGTCGAGGGCTGTCAGCCGGCGATCTGGTATTGCCGAACCGGATGGCGCACCATTGCATCGATATCGATGCCGTCGAGTATCCAGTGCAATTGCTCCGTCGTTAGCGTCACCACCGTCGTCTCCCGACGCGGCCATCGGAACCGGTCCTCGGTCAGCCGCTTCAGGACCATCACAAAACCGGACCGATCGAAGAACAGCAGCTTCATCCGGTCGTGGCGGCGATTGCAAAAGGCAAAGACAGCAGGCGCAAACGGGTCGAGTTCCATCGTCTCCTGCACCAGGACCGCAAGACTGTTGATGCCGGCGCGAAAGTCGATCGGTTCACGGTGCAGGTAGACCTTGAGATCAGCGCCCAGTCTGAACATGGCCAAGCGCCCCGATGATCGCCCTAAGCGCATCGACATCACCCCACTCCAGCGAGAGCTTCACGCCATTCGGTAGATATGCGCTGATTTTGGAAGAACCTGACGGGTGGACGACTTTTTCCAGTGATGCAGCTTGATCTTGCATGCACGCGACCGGCATCTCCAGCGAGCAGGTCTCAACAGGCGAGCTGCAGTCTGCCGCCACGACCGGGACAAAGGCCGATCGTGCCGACGCCACAGGGCCCCCGACATCCCTGGCATCCTTGCCCCACTTGCGCAGAAGATTGGCATTGATCCTATGCGCAAGCGCAAGGCCCGATATCGACACGCCAGGTTCAAGGCAAGCCGCAACAAGTCGCGCCTTTGATCCTGGTTCGAACCGACGTCGCCCATCGCGACCCACAAGCCGCACACGTAGTTTTTGCCCTTCGTCACTCATATTTGGTGTCCACCTATTTTGAAGTGGACACTTCATGCGACAGAGACATCGAAGCGAAAAGGTGCGGGGAAATTAACGCTTACCGTTGAGGAAACATATCTGCACGATATATCGTCATACTGACAAAATATGTCAGCAACGTCTGACATCACCGCGCACGAAGTCGTGACATTCCCATTGGCACGAGGCAGCATCGACATCAAAAGCGTGACCCTTTTCGGTGTTGTAGCAGTCATAACCAAACTCGCGCAATACTCCGACTTTTTGCCTCAGCAAGGACGACAGTGCTCCCTCTGACCTGACTTCCGCCAAAAATTAGGATGATACGAGTTTGCCGGCCAAGCGCGAAGTCAAGCGAGATAGACTTGATTTCTTCCATTGGACTTTGCAGCATAAAGAGCATCATCCGTTCTCTGAAGCAGGTCACCCCTATCATTATTGAGTGAAAGCGATGCGACCCCAAAACTTGCCGTCGTGTTAATCGATCTGCCGTCGGGCAAGACGATTGCTTCCAGAAAGATGCGCTGCCGCATTCGCTCGCCAAGCATCTTCGCCGCGTCAGGCCCCGTTTCCGGCGCAATGACCAGGAACTGTTGGTTTCCACGCGGAACTGAGCCGGTTAGGCGCATAAGGGGGTGCGGACGAAAACTTGGACCACCAGGAGGTAGTTCATGTATTCCTACGCAGACAGACTTCGAGCTGTTGAGCTCTATATCCGACTTGGCAAGCGGCTCAAGGCGACCATTCGCCAGTTGGGTTATCCCACGAAAAATGCCCTGAGGGGCTGGTACCGCGAGTACGTCGAGAATCACGACCTGCGTGTTCAGGCGGTAGCGCGACCGCCAAAGTTTTCCGAGGCTCAAAAGCAGGCTGCCCTTGAGCATTACCGCACTCACGATCGTTGCATCTCTTCGACGATGAGGGCGCTCGGCTATCCCGGTCGAGGAACTCTAACCGCATGGGTTCGTGAGGCGTTTCCGGAGGCGCGGACCGATGGTCGGTCGATCGTGGCACCCTGGCTATTGCGAGGAGGTCCGGCAAGCGGGGGTCATCGGATTATGCAGTGGAGATGAAAGCGCTCAACAGGTCGCTGACCGACTGGGCGTCTCAAGGCCGACATTGTACAGCTGGAAAGATCAGCTGCTCGGTCACGAGGCTCCCTCATCCATGAAACGCCGCAAATCCAACCCCAAGGTGCCTGAACGTGAAGAGCTCGAGCGACAGCTTGAAGCCCTCCAGCGTGATGTCCGCCAGTTACAACTCGAGCATGATCTCCTGAAGAAGGCCAACGAACTCCTAAAAAAAGACCTGGGCGTCGATCTGCAGATCCTGAGTAATCGGGAGAAGACACAACTGATTGACGCCCTTAAGGAAGTTTATCGCTTGCCAGAGCTGCTTGCCCAGCTTCGGATTGCCCGCAGCTCCTACTTCTACCATCGCGCCCGCATGTGCCTGGCAGACAAGTATGCCGCCGTCCGCCACAGCCTAGCGGAGATCTTTGAAGCGAACCGTCGTTGTTACGGTTATCGACGACTGCAGGCGTCGCTGGCCAGACAGAGCGTGATAATCTCGGAAAAGGTTGTTCAGCGATTGATGAAGCAGGAGAAGTTGGTCGTTGCCAGGCCGCGTCGACGGCGGTTTGGATCCTATCTGGGAGAGATCAGTCCAGCGCCCGAGAACCTGATCAATCGCGACTTCCATGCAAAAGCGCCGAACGTGAAGTGGCTGACAGACATCACCGAGTTCCAGATCCCAGCTGGCAAGGTGTACCTTTCGCCCATCATCGACTGCTTTGACGGCATGGTCATCAGCTGGTCGATCGGAACCCAACCAGATGCGGGTCTCGTCAACACCATGCTGGATGCAGCCATCGGAACCGTCGCCAACGGCGAGGAACGGCCAATCATCCATTCTGATAGTCATATGATTGATACCAGTTTTCAGGTGGTTTGACTCAAACACCGTTCGACCATTCTCTGGGCTGGTGCCGCAAGGCTTCCCGGTATGATCTGACCCTCACTCCGATCGACCCAATATGTGTCTTTCCGCGGACCTGTCGATCATCCGGGAACGCCCTGCGGTGAGGCCTTGCCTCAAAGGTGCTGCTGTGACCCAAGAAGGGCATGACCATCCGGTCCCATGACTGTCCTGTCCCGGCATCCTTCAGGCAAATAATTCTCATGCCGCAGGAGAGGATAATTAGATGGCTGAACACCGAGCAGAAACTCACGTCATTGGTGGCGTCGATACACACAAGGACTTGCATGTCGCGGCAGTCGTTGATCATCGCGACCGCGTTCTCGGTACCGAGAGCTTCCCGACAACCCGACACGGCTATCGCTTGATGCTGGCTTGGATGCGATCGTTCGGGGATCTCCAGCGGGTCGGGATCGAATGCTCTGGCAGCTACGGCGCGGGGTTGCTGCGCTACATGCAAACCGCAGGTGTCGAGATTCTGGAGGTCACCGCACCTGACAAACTCGACCGCCGCCGGCGCGGCAAGAATGACAACTTCGACGCAGAAAGTGCGGCCCACGCAGCCTTTGCGAGACGGCACACCGTAACGCCACGCAGCAGGGACGGCATGGTAGAAAGTTTACGCATCCTAAGGGTTTGCCGCAAAACCGCTATTCAGGCGCGCCGTATTGCCCTGCAGATGATCCAGATGACCATCGTCTGCGCACCGGACAAAATCCGCGATCCGCTGCGCAGCATGACGCGGATGCAATTGATCCGTACGCTCGCAGCCGGCAGACCTGACCTCACTGCGTATCGCCAGGTCGAGGAAGCCTACCGCATCTCTCTCAAGTCTCTGGCGCGGCGTTATCTCGAACTCCATGACGAGATCGCCGATCTCGACGACATGATTGAGGCCATCGTCAAGGATCTCGCTCCTGAACTACTTGCTCAAACCGCAATCGGCGTGAACAGTGCGGCGCAGTTGCTTCTCACGGCGGGCGATAACTCCGACCGGTTGAAGTCCGAGGCGAGCTTCGCCGCATTGTGCGGCGTCAGCCCCGTCCCCGCTTCTTCCGGAAAAACGGTTCGGCACAGGTTGAACAGGGGTGGGGATCGCGCAGCAAACAGTGCCATCCACATCATCGCCATTGGGAGGCTTCGATTGGATGCACGCACGCAGGACTACGTCGCCCGACGGATCGCAGCCGGAAAATCGAAGCTCGAGGCAATTCGCTGCCTCAAACGCTACATCGCCCGCGAAGTCTTCGCCATCATCATGCGGCGGCACAGGGAAATCAACCAAAGCCAAATCGCGGCTTGACTCTTAGAAGGGCGTCCGCGGAGCCCATTATCGATGGCCCGGCTGGTTAACCCGTATCAGCGAAGCAAGGCTGGTTCGCTCGATGTCCCGAAAGGGTTGCTCGCAAGACAACGCCGCGTGCGAAGGGTTCTTCGGTCGGTTGAAAACCGAGCTCTTCTATCCACGAGACTGGAAGGCCATCACAATCGAACAGTTCGTGGCTGAGGTGGATGCCTATATCCGATGGTACAATGAGAAGCGTATCAAGATATCGCTGGGATCCCTCAGCCCGGTCGAATATCGTAAAAGCCTCGGCCTGTTATTATGAAGCAGTCCAACTTTTTATCCGCACCCCCGGTGGGTCAATTCCCAGTGAAAATCAACAGCGGGGCGACCAAGCAGGTGTATTTGGTGCGGAGGGCGCGAGCGAATCCATGCGCCAGAGTGCAAATATAGTGTGCAGTTCTGCAAAGAAAATATGGCTAAACCGCACGCATCGTCATCAAATAAATATGTCCGATAATCTTGCATTATCGGTCATTATGCTCATTATAGAGAAATGACCCACATCATCGAGCAGAACAGCGAAATTCACCTCAAGGAGAGCCCTGTGCCGTCTCTCAGCACGGCGGCTGGGGGGGATGTTTGCACGCCGCAGGTGCCGCACGACAGCCCCCTCCCCTCTCCTGTTGGTGTGGACCAGACACCGGCCCATCTCAACAGCCTGGCGAGCCGCGCCCGCGATTATGTGGAGGCGGCACGTTCTGCCAACACGCGTAAAGCCTACGCCTCCGATTGGAAGCATTTTTCCGCGTGGTGCCGGCGTTTGAATTTAGCCCCCCTCCCCCCGGACCCGCAGACCGTTGGCCTCTATATCACCGCCTGCGCCTCAAGCAATGCCGTTGGAACACCGACGCGTGGCACCAAGACAAACGCGGTTTCGACCGTTGAGCGTCGCCTCTCCTCATTGTCTTGGAACTACGCGCAGCGCGGACTCACGCTCGATCGCAAGAATCGGCATATCGCCACCGTCATGGCTGGTATTCGAAACAGCCACGCCCGGCCGCCCGTGCAGAAGGAAGCGGTGCTGGCCGAGGATATCATTGCCATGATCGAGACACTCGATCGGGGAACGCTGAGAGGTTTGCGCGATCGGGCCATGCTGCTAATCGGTTATGCCGGTGGTCTGCGGCGGTCCGAGATTGTCGGTCTCGACATCAAGGCTGACCAAACCGAAGACGGGCGCGGCTGGATTGAAATATTCGACAAAGGCATTCTCGTCACCCTGCGCGGCAAGACCGGGTGGCGCGAGGTCGAAATCGGCCGAGGATCCTCCGGCGCCACCTGCCCGGTGGTCGCTGTCGAAAGCTGGATCACCTTTGCCAGACTTGCCCATGGCCCCCTCTTCCGCCGCGTTACCGGGCAAGGCAAGTCCATTGGGCCAAACCGTTTGAACGATAAGGAAGTGGCAAGGCTGGTGAAACGGGCTGCCATGGCTGCCGGGGTTCGTGGCGATCTCAGCGAGATTGAACGCGCCTTCAAATTCTCCGGCCATTCCCTGCGCGCCGGTCTCGCCTCCTCCGCCGAAGTCGACGAACGCTATATCCAGAAGCAACTCGGTCATGCCTCAGCCGAGATGACCCGCAGGTACCAGCGGAGAAGGGATCGTTTCAGGGTCAATTTGACCAAAGCCGCGGGGCTTTAATTTTGTTCGTTTGAACCAGAAAATTCGCATCCCGTGAATTGCTGATCACAATGTTTAGCCCGTGAAAATAGCATTTTTCGGCCACGAACCCGATTCAGACCGGTTGTTTCACCAGGATTTTGCATTGCAATTGCGACTGCTGGTCCAATTCGGCCACCTGCAAAAATGCACCTCGGCATAGTCCCCTCACGACCGAAGATCATAATGGTTTATCCCGCTCATCGCGTCGAAATCCCTTTCCACGCCACACCCCGAGCTTTTAGCCTTGCATGATAGCGGATTAGCGGTTTCGGTTATTGATGACATAAAATCGAGTGCGCCATGGCGGGTTTTGTACGGGATTCCGTACGCATTTTCACTCCGGCGGAAGCGGAGATTCATGGCAAGAGAAAAGCAACGTCGCGAAGGCTAAGAGGCAGTCCGCAAAATCGGATCGCTTCCTCAATCCGTAATCGCGCTGGTCGTTTGTTCAAACCGATTTCCAGACGGCAGAAAACAAACAACTCTATTTCTACCGGTCTGCTTTGCCCAATAAAGGCGCCGATCCGCCAGTTGCAAAACCGCTTCGGCGTCGACTGCATCGTCTGACATTGCCACTCCGATACTGACGGACACATTCAGCCCATCGGCAATTTCGGACCAGTCAAAGTTGGTAATTGTCATTCGCAGTCTTTCGGAAACCCTTTCCGCGTGGGCGGGTGTTAGGTCCGTCATAAGTATGACGAACTCTTCGCCACCGAAGCGAACTGCGATATCTGTTTCACGAACAACAACTTTGACCAGTGTCCCGATTTGCACAAGCACACGATCACCAATAATATGGGAAAACGTATCATTGATTTTCTTGAAGTGATCGACATCAAGGATCGCCAGCGCATAACTCGCGCTTTGAGTATTAATGTCAGATATTATCGTCTCCAAATGCCGCCGATTGGAAAGCCCTGTCAGCGGGTCCGTATTCGCCGCTTCGGTCAGGACATTGGTTTGCTGCTGAAGGGCCTCTAATGACCGGGCAATTTCTGCAGAGCGCTCTGCCTCTGTATCAAGCATTGCTTTGAGTTTTTTCGTTTCATAACGGATCTCCGCCATACGGGCATTTTGCTGGATCCGCTCCGCAGTGAACTGCTGATGGAGCTTGTGATACTTTTTATGAAAATCCAGCGCAGACTCGAATGCTCCAAGATACTCATGAGCCTTTGAAAGAGACAGACAGGCATGCATTAAGGTCTCAAGATTGAAATTTTCCCCGGCAAGCAAGTGGGCCTGCTCAAGTGGCACCAATGCCTCTTCGTAGCGCTTTAACGAAACGAGCGTGCTTCCCAGTGTAACCAGATAATGCCCCTCACCGCGGACATAATCGTCTCCCGGAATGTCACGGTACCGCTCCAATAACATTTCGGCGGCGGAAAAAGCCTCAACCGCATTAAAATACTCTGCTAAATTTGCGATACACAACCTCTCGGCCCAGGCGTCTTTAAGTGATTGAGCGAGGCTGAGCGCTTGTTTCGTAATATCTATTGCGCTGCTAATCGACGTTTCGAATTTTTGATTATCGGCTTCCTGAGCGAGATAAGCATCCTCTGCATGCGCTCCACCGAGATTAATCAACCACCAACATTCGAATGTAATATCGTATGCCTCTCGGGCTAGCTCCACGGCACGACTGCAATAGTCAACAGCGAGAGATGGTTGACGCGTCATCCAGAATATCACGCCAATCACATTTATAGCCAAAGACCGAGATCGGAGATTACCGCTTTGGTCGGCAATGTTGAGTGCTTCTGCGGCAAACTCGACAGCCTGCTCTAGATTATCGAGTTCCAGATGCAGCCAAGCACCGATACTAAGAGCTTGTGCCTCAAGCACTGGCTCTTCAAGGGACTTCCACAGAGAAATTGCTTTCTCTACGTATACTAGCCCCGTCTCTGTCTCACCAAGTTGAAAGCAATACCAGGCACACTGCTGAGAACTGCCCGCTATAAGACCTTGATCACCGCGCTGTTCTGCCGAAGCCAAAACTGAATTTGCTAAAGAAAATGCGCGAACGGAACGCCCCTTGCAAGCGAGGTCCCATGCTTCATCCAGCGCGGCTGCAGCGTCCAAATCAAAACTATTTTTCCGATTGCCAAACTGGTGGTTCAATATCATCAGCTCATCTTGCGCAACGATCAGACAGAATACCCAGCAAATTTAGCAGAGATCGATTTAAGGGAATCCTAAAGCCTCTATTTTTCACAAGGCCCCTTCTCAAGTTCCTTGCGATTGGGCATTGCGAACTTACGTAAGCATCGACTGCTCACCGGCGCGCAGACTTCTCCTCCCCTCGTCTTTTACTGCGTTGTTAATCTCGCCAAAAATTTCCTCTCTTTGTATATCGCTCATACCAACCTAAGAGCTTCTACCAGATTGAGATTTCGGTCCACTATCATCATAGAGTTGTATGATAGCCCACATCAGCCGACTATTCGTAAACAGCTAACGTCCAAAGAAGAAGAGATGGAGACTGCCTTGGCGAGCATCCGCAGAGGCGAGGGATGCCGACTTAATGAGGTGCCCGACGACCGAGAAAAACGAATAACGCAGCCAAATTTACCCCTACAGCCACAGCAATAAGAATCCTCGTTGGCCCTGCCACCAATGCTTCGGCTCTCGGCAACACCGCACTCCAGCGGCCAGCACACACTTCAATTTATAGAAAGGACGAAACAATGCCTGTCGAAAAAATACATGCACTCGTCGTCGGCGCTGGCCAGGCGGGCATCGCTATGAGTGAGCATCTGACCAGGAACAATGTGGCACACCTTGTCCTTGAAAAAGGGAGGATAGCAGAGCGCTGGCGTTCCATGCGTTGGGATTCTCTGGTCGCCAATGGTCCGGCTTGGCACGATCGTTTTCCAAACCTGACGTTTCCCGGCAATGCCGATGCGTTTGTTCCCAAAGAAGGCGTTGCTGACTATTTTGAGGCCTATGCAAAAAAATACAACGCACCAATACGCAGTGGAACCGAGGTAACTCAAGTCGAGCGTCTAGGCGGTCGCCCGGGTTTCCGCGTGGAGACAGCTAACGGAGTGATCGAAGCACGCTACGTCGTTGTGGCGACCGGTCCGTTCCAGTTGCCGAATATCCCGCCAATCGTTCCGCCAACCGCCAATATCAATCAAATACATTCCAGCGAATACCGCAATCCTCACCAGCTCGGGGAGGGGGCCGTTCTCGTGATTGGCGCTGGCTCGTCGGGAGTGCAGATTGCGGAGGAACTCATGCGAGTGGGCCGCAAAACTTATCTCTCGGTTGGTCCGCATGATCGTCCTCCACGCACCTATCGCGGGTATGACTGCGCCTGGTGGCTTGGTGTTCTCGGCAAATGGGATGCCCAGGTGCAGGAATTGAAGACAAGCAACCATGTTACGGTCGCTGTCAGTGGTGCGCGAGGCGGAGAAACTATCGACTTCCGTCGGCTTGCAGCACAAGGAATGGTTCTGGTTGGCATGACCGAAAATTTTAAGAACAGCAAATTATCCTTCGCTGAAGACCTTGCCAACAATCTCGATCGTGGTGACCAGACCTATCTATCACTGCTCGACGAGGCGGATGCTTTCGTTGCATTGAACGGTCTCAACCTTCCGCAAGAGCCGGAAGCCCGCATTCTTGGTCCAACGGCCGATTGTATTACTAATCCTATTCTCGAACTGGATCTTACCGCGGCAGGCATCACCACCATCATCTGGGCCACCGGCTTCAGGTCCGACTATAGCTGGTTGAAAGTGAAGGCCTTCGACGAAGCGGGTCGCCCTAGACATCATCGAGGCGTCTCTTCTGAGAGAGGCCTCTACTTCCTCGGTCTTCCCGGACTTTCCGGGCGCGCCTCCAGTTTCATCTGGGGCGTCTGGCATGATGCCAAGCACTTGGCCGATCACATCACCATT is part of the Agrobacterium vitis genome and harbors:
- the tnpB gene encoding IS66 family insertion sequence element accessory protein TnpB (TnpB, as the term is used for proteins encoded by IS66 family insertion elements, is considered an accessory protein, since TnpC, encoded by a neighboring gene, is a DDE family transposase.) produces the protein MFRLGADLKVYLHREPIDFRAGINSLAVLVQETMELDPFAPAVFAFCNRRHDRMKLLFFDRSGFVMVLKRLTEDRFRWPRRETTVVTLTTEQLHWILDGIDIDAMVRHPVRQYQIAG
- the tnpA gene encoding IS66-like element accessory protein TnpA — its product is MSDEGQKLRVRLVGRDGRRRFEPGSKARLVAACLEPGVSISGLALAHRINANLLRKWGKDARDVGGPVASARSAFVPVVAADCSSPVETCSLEMPVACMQDQAASLEKVVHPSGSSKISAYLPNGVKLSLEWGDVDALRAIIGALGHVQTGR
- a CDS encoding diguanylate cyclase domain-containing protein, which translates into the protein MRLTGSVPRGNQQFLVIAPETGPDAAKMLGERMRQRIFLEAIVLPDGRSINTTASFGVASLSLNNDRGDLLQRTDDALYAAKSNGRNQVYLA
- a CDS encoding IS110 family transposase, which gives rise to MAEHRAETHVIGGVDTHKDLHVAAVVDHRDRVLGTESFPTTRHGYRLMLAWMRSFGDLQRVGIECSGSYGAGLLRYMQTAGVEILEVTAPDKLDRRRRGKNDNFDAESAAHAAFARRHTVTPRSRDGMVESLRILRVCRKTAIQARRIALQMIQMTIVCAPDKIRDPLRSMTRMQLIRTLAAGRPDLTAYRQVEEAYRISLKSLARRYLELHDEIADLDDMIEAIVKDLAPELLAQTAIGVNSAAQLLLTAGDNSDRLKSEASFAALCGVSPVPASSGKTVRHRLNRGGDRAANSAIHIIAIGRLRLDARTQDYVARRIAAGKSKLEAIRCLKRYIAREVFAIIMRRHREINQSQIAA
- a CDS encoding site-specific integrase — protein: MTHIIEQNSEIHLKESPVPSLSTAAGGDVCTPQVPHDSPLPSPVGVDQTPAHLNSLASRARDYVEAARSANTRKAYASDWKHFSAWCRRLNLAPLPPDPQTVGLYITACASSNAVGTPTRGTKTNAVSTVERRLSSLSWNYAQRGLTLDRKNRHIATVMAGIRNSHARPPVQKEAVLAEDIIAMIETLDRGTLRGLRDRAMLLIGYAGGLRRSEIVGLDIKADQTEDGRGWIEIFDKGILVTLRGKTGWREVEIGRGSSGATCPVVAVESWITFARLAHGPLFRRVTGQGKSIGPNRLNDKEVARLVKRAAMAAGVRGDLSEIERAFKFSGHSLRAGLASSAEVDERYIQKQLGHASAEMTRRYQRRRDRFRVNLTKAAGL
- a CDS encoding GGDEF domain-containing protein, whose translation is MILNHQFGNRKNSFDLDAAAALDEAWDLACKGRSVRAFSLANSVLASAEQRGDQGLIAGSSQQCAWYCFQLGETETGLVYVEKAISLWKSLEEPVLEAQALSIGAWLHLELDNLEQAVEFAAEALNIADQSGNLRSRSLAINVIGVIFWMTRQPSLAVDYCSRAVELAREAYDITFECWWLINLGGAHAEDAYLAQEADNQKFETSISSAIDITKQALSLAQSLKDAWAERLCIANLAEYFNAVEAFSAAEMLLERYRDIPGDDYVRGEGHYLVTLGSTLVSLKRYEEALVPLEQAHLLAGENFNLETLMHACLSLSKAHEYLGAFESALDFHKKYHKLHQQFTAERIQQNARMAEIRYETKKLKAMLDTEAERSAEIARSLEALQQQTNVLTEAANTDPLTGLSNRRHLETIISDINTQSASYALAILDVDHFKKINDTFSHIIGDRVLVQIGTLVKVVVRETDIAVRFGGEEFVILMTDLTPAHAERVSERLRMTITNFDWSEIADGLNVSVSIGVAMSDDAVDAEAVLQLADRRLYWAKQTGRNRVVCFLPSGNRFEQTTSAITD
- a CDS encoding flavin-containing monooxygenase, encoding MPVEKIHALVVGAGQAGIAMSEHLTRNNVAHLVLEKGRIAERWRSMRWDSLVANGPAWHDRFPNLTFPGNADAFVPKEGVADYFEAYAKKYNAPIRSGTEVTQVERLGGRPGFRVETANGVIEARYVVVATGPFQLPNIPPIVPPTANINQIHSSEYRNPHQLGEGAVLVIGAGSSGVQIAEELMRVGRKTYLSVGPHDRPPRTYRGYDCAWWLGVLGKWDAQVQELKTSNHVTVAVSGARGGETIDFRRLAAQGMVLVGMTENFKNSKLSFAEDLANNLDRGDQTYLSLLDEADAFVALNGLNLPQEPEARILGPTADCITNPILELDLTAAGITTIIWATGFRSDYSWLKVKAFDEAGRPRHHRGVSSERGLYFLGLPGLSGRASSFIWGVWHDAKHLADHITIQDNYLAYMPQA